The sequence CCTGGCCAACAAACTGGTGATGGGCGATTGGCCGGTGAACATCCACAAGCGCTTCCAGGAGAAGCTGGACCGCTACGGGAACGACCCAAAGGCATTTTCAGCCATCAGCGGCCGCCGGGACAGGGCGCTGGCGATGCTGGAACGCGTGGAGCGGGAAACGGGAATGCCGCTCAAAGCCATCTTTGAGCGGGCCGGGCTCTACTATCCCCAAATGCAGCAATCCGACCTGTAGGACTTTTGACTACGCCTTTTTCAAAAAGCAGGTCTTCAACACCAGGCCCTTGACCTTGTCGGCATTGCATTCGATCTCGCCTTCGTTGGAGGTGAGGCGGATATTCTTGATGAGCGTTCCCCTCTTGAGGGTCACGGAACTCCCCTTCACCTTCAGGTCTTTGATGAGCGTGACGCTGTCGCCGTTTGAAAGGAGCGTTCCGTTGCTGTCCTTCACTTTCATATCATCCATATCAGTGCTCCTTGCTTTCGAGCTGGGGTTTTGGAAGCTGGCGCCTTGACCGGTCTCACGCCGGCACGACCCATACGAACCAGGGGTTTTCATGTCCAATCAAATGTTTCCCCTCTTTGCGGGACACCTCAAACTTCGAAGGAGGGCCTGGGGACTTCTGTCTTTGGACGCAGTTCCAGCTCCAACCGTCAACTGACAAGGTTCTCTCCATTTCTGCCGCGAGCATCGCCAACCTTTTTCACTTTTCAGATGGCTATTGGCCATATCGGCTACGTTTTGGCGCGGGCATGAGTCCGAGAAAACCGCGCAAGCATGCGAGAAAAAGGAAGCGCCCCGTCTCTTTCGAAACGGGGCGCTGGAGTTGAAGACCTTTTGGTATTGAGGCGGGAACTACTTGTTCCGGCTATGTTTTTTCAGTTCTTACTCTTTAACGAAATCTTGTTCTTGGTGTCTTGCTAACAGGGACTCTCTTATCCGTAGCGCATGATGACGGTCACTCCGTCTGGTTTGCCTGGGCTGACGGGTTTCTCCCGTTGCTTCCGAGGCCTGGTATGGCGCTACTTCTTACGCTGCTCGTCCAAATGACCCAATGGTGTTCCCTCCGCTGAGGTTCAACAAATATCCTTGGACACGAGTTTAAAATAAGTAGTGAATGATTCTTGTCCAGAGCAGGGAGCAAGAAAAAGGGAAGGTATTTGAGCAGTGCATCGGCACTGCGAAAGCGTTGCGCACTGAACAGATCTGCCAGCGTTTACCCTGTCACATAGGGCGCTTAGCTCCTCCCGGAAGTGGAGTCACCCCAGAACGACTGACGTTTCTGACTCAATCGTAGGTTCTGCAGTCTTCGAGCTTTTTTGCCCCTTCAGGGAAGGCCTCGGCCGTGCAGGCCTTCAGTTCCGGGCGTATCTTGCATTTGGACTTGAACGCTTCACGCAGGGCGTCCTCATCGACAGGTGAGGTGCAGTGGTACCGCAGGCAAAGCTTGTCCGTCCCGCCTGGATTGTCCACCACCACCTGCCAGGAGGCGATGCCCGGGAACTGGGCCACGGCCTCAGCCACCTGCGCCAGATAAATGAACTGGCCTTTCACCTTGGCGGTGTCGTCCACCCGGCCCAGAATGCCCGTGAGCTTGGGCGCGGTCCGGCCGCAGGGGCACTTGTCCACGTTCAGAGAGGAAAGATCGCCGGTGGCCAGACGAATAAGCGGATAGTCCTTGCAGAAAGGCGTGAACACCACCTCGCCCACCTCGCCCGGCGGCACGGGAAGCCCGGTCTGCGGGTCGCAGATTTCCAACACGCCCCGGCTGGAAACGTGCATGCCCCCGAGTTCCCGGCATTCGTAGGCCATGGCGCCCACGTCCGCGGAGCCGTACCCCTGGCGGATCACCATGCCAAACATCTCCTCCACTTCCCTGCGCAGCGTTTCGGAAAGACGCTCCGCCGCCACGAACCCCACCCGCAGCTGAAAGTCCCGCTTGGGATCAAGGCCCATTTCCCGCGCTTTTTCACCTATGGAACGCAGATAGCTGGTCATGCCCACAAAGCCCGTGACTGGCAGGTTCCTCATAAGCTCGATCTGGACCGGAGTGTTGCCAGGCCCGGCAGGGATAACGGCGCAGCCAAGCTGGTTCAGAGGTTCTTCGAACATCATCCCGGCCGGTGTGAGGTGGTAGCTGAAGGTCATCTGCACCAGATCGCCGGCGCGAAATCCGGCCGCATGGAAAGCCTCGGTCCAGCCCCAGTAGTCCGGCTCGCGGCTTTCCGGATCGTAGAGCGGGCCAGGGGACTGATAGACATGGCGAAGCCGGCCGAAATCCACGCTCAGAAGGCCACCCAGCCTCTCTCCATTGGCCTGAAGGCCCAGAAGATCCTTTTTCCTAAGCACCGGGATGCGGGAAAAGGCGTCCATTCCGGTAATATCGGCAGGGACAAGCCCGGCACGCTCCATGCGGGAGCAAAAGGCCGGGGCCTTGGCGTAGGCGTGGGCAACAAGCTCCTGGACGCGGGCGAGCAGCCGGGCCTCACGCTGGGCCGGGGGCAGGGTCTCAAAGTCGTG is a genomic window of Desulfovibrio sp. containing:
- a CDS encoding alkylphosphonate utilization protein — encoded protein: MKVKDSNGTLLSNGDSVTLIKDLKVKGSSVTLKRGTLIKNIRLTSNEGEIECNADKVKGLVLKTCFLKKA
- a CDS encoding AMP-binding protein, producing MTTEHPYHDFETLPPAQREARLLARVQELVAHAYAKAPAFCSRMERAGLVPADITGMDAFSRIPVLRKKDLLGLQANGERLGGLLSVDFGRLRHVYQSPGPLYDPESREPDYWGWTEAFHAAGFRAGDLVQMTFSYHLTPAGMMFEEPLNQLGCAVIPAGPGNTPVQIELMRNLPVTGFVGMTSYLRSIGEKAREMGLDPKRDFQLRVGFVAAERLSETLRREVEEMFGMVIRQGYGSADVGAMAYECRELGGMHVSSRGVLEICDPQTGLPVPPGEVGEVVFTPFCKDYPLIRLATGDLSSLNVDKCPCGRTAPKLTGILGRVDDTAKVKGQFIYLAQVAEAVAQFPGIASWQVVVDNPGGTDKLCLRYHCTSPVDEDALREAFKSKCKIRPELKACTAEAFPEGAKKLEDCRTYD